A genomic segment from Papilio machaon chromosome 20, ilPapMach1.1, whole genome shotgun sequence encodes:
- the LOC106710026 gene encoding phosphomevalonate kinase yields MPQVILLFSGKRKSGKDFLTDHLQKILLDKCEIIKISKPIKSHWAKVKGLNLDELLSDGKYKEQYRLDMIQWSEEMRFKDYGCFCHSACQNAVDKPVWIVSDIRRKTDIQWFKENYSDVIRNIRITADDDTRKARGYNFQLGVDDVASECDLDDYNDWDLIINNGKNGQSLEEQISAILTLIQHVV; encoded by the exons ATGCctcaagttattttattgttcagTGGCAAAAGAAAGTCAGGAAAGGATTTTTTGACAGATCACTTGCAGAAAAT ATTGCTAGACAAATGTGAAATCATCAAAATATCTAAGCCCATTAAAAGTCACTGGGCTAAAGTAAAAGGCCTTAATTTAGATGAATTATTGAGTGACGGTAAATACAAGGAGCAGTACCGTTTGGATATGATACAATGGAGTGAGGAGATGAGATTTAAAGATTATGGATGCTTCTGTCATTCTGCATGTCAAAATG cGGTGGATAAACCTGTATGGATTGTTAGTGATATTAGACGAAAAACTGACATTCAGTGGTTCAAGGAAAATTACAGTGATGTTATAAGAAATATCCGAATTACCGCTGATGATGATACAAGAAAGGCCAGAGGATATAATTTCCAATTAGGCGTTGATGATGTTGCTTCTGAATGTGATTTAGATGATTATAATGATTGGGATCTTATTATAAACAATGGTAAAAATGGACAAAGTTTAGAAGAACAAATAAGTGCAATTTTAACATTGATACAACATGTGGTGTAA
- the LOC106710044 gene encoding cytochrome P450 6B5: MDPFLILGVLVIVIIYYINCFITKNFNYWKNIKVVGPKPVPLFGNIITSTLRRKNIAEVMQKIYHDFPEEKVVGVFRLTTPTLLIRDLEVIKHVMIKDFDCFSDRGVSFSKDGLGANLFHADTDIWRVLRNQFTPIFTSGKLKNMIHLLNDRGDKFVREVSHICLQKSEHEIHSLIQRYTMATISACAFGLDFDAMADKMEMFKKIDKIIFSLSYAREIDMLFPGILKKFNSTIFSVELRYFFEDLVKTVINERGGKPSNRKDFMDLVLELREKGEIKGARRSDEDKETTLELSDSIIAAQAFVFYAAGYETSATTMSFMLYELAKNPNIQDKLIKEIDDVLKRNNGEITYETLSDMKYMEKVFDETLRKYPLVDPIQRRAQVDYTIPNTKVVIKKGQKIFVSTMGIQHDPKYYPNPEVFDPERFSSEKVKDRHPCAYMPFGIGPRNCIGMRFAKVQSRICITKLLSKFRVEPSENTPEVMQFDPKRVLIGPKNGIYLNLTSRNV; this comes from the exons ATGGATCCGTTTCTAATTTTAGGAGTATTAGTtatagttattatatattatataaattgttttattacaaaaaattttaactacTGGAAGAATATAAAAGTCGTTGGACCAAAACCGGTTCCATTGTTCGGGAACATAATAACATCGACTCTTCGAAGAAAAAACATAGCTGAGGTAATGCAAAAGATTTATCATGATTTTCCTGAAGAGAAGGTCGTTGGTGTATTCAGATTGACGACACCGACTCTGTTAATACGCGACTTGGAAGTTATAAAGCACGTCATGATCAAGGACTTCGATTGTTTTTCTGATCGAGGAGTTTCGTTCAGCAAAGATGGTCTTGGTGCGAATTTGTTTCACGCAGACACCGATATATGGCGGGTTTTGAGAAACCAATTCACACCAATATTTACTTccggtaaattaaaaaacatgatCCACTTATTGAACGATAGAGGCGACAAGTTCGTAAGAGAAGTAAGCCacatttgtttacaaaaaagcGAACATGAAATACATTCTCTTATTCAACGCTACACAATGGCAACGATCTCAGCTTGTGCCTTCGGTCTAGACTTTGATGCGATGGCGGATAAAATGGAAATGTTTAAGAAAATCGATAAAATCATTTTCTCATTATCTTACGCAAGAGAAATTGATATGCTGTTTCCGGGAATTCTGAAAAAGTTCAACAGTACAATTTTTTCTGTGGAGCTTAGATATTTCTTTGAAGATTTGGTAAAAACTGTGATAAACGAAAGAGGTGGTAAGCCTTCGAACAGAAAAGATTTTATGGACTTGGTCTTGGAGTTGAGAGAGAAAGGTGAAATTAAAGGGGCCAGAAGATCCGACGAAGACAAAGAGACTACATTAGAACTTAGCGATAGTATTATTGCGGCACAAGCGTTCGTTTTCTACGCGGCGGGATATGAAACAAGCGCAACTACTATGTCTTTCATGCTGTATGAACTAGCTAAAAATCCCAATATACAAGACAAATTAATCAAAGAGATAGATGACGTTCTCAAAAGAAATAATGGAGAAATAACATATGAAACTTTAAGCGACATGAAGTACATGGAGAAAGTTTTTGATGAAACATTACGAAAATATCCTTTAGTTGACCCGATACAGCGCCGAGCACAAGTGGACTATACGATACCAAATACGAAAGTTGTCATCAAAAAgggacaaaaaatatttgtatcgaCAATGGGTATTCAACATGATCCTAAGTATTACCCAAACCCAGAAGTATTTGACCCCGAGAGATTTTcttcagaaaaagtaaaagatcGGCATCCTTGTGCTTATATGCCATTTGGTATAGGGCCAAGGAATTGCATAg gaATGCGGTTTGCTAAAGTGCAGTCACGTATATGCATAACGAAGCTCTTATCAAAATTCCGTGTGGAGCCATCTGAGAACACTCCAGAAGTCATGCAATTTGATCCTAAAAGGGTTTTAATAGGACCTAAAaatggaatttatttaaatttaacttccAGGAATGTATGA